One window from the genome of Magnetococcales bacterium encodes:
- a CDS encoding FliI/YscN family ATPase, whose protein sequence is MTSGQIPWEEYGNNARMGLGLRRVGRVSQVVGLLIEGTGPAASIGDLCEVLPEGEGEPLKAEVVGFRNNSLLLMPLGSLKGVHPGSVIVSESQSEKVGVGPELLGRVLGPLGQPIDNGPPIHTHEWTPLYSDPINPMLRRRIDQPLDIGIRAINALLTLGRGQRIGIFSGSGVGKSTLLGMMARYTEADVNVIGLVGERGREVVEFLEKDLGPEGMSRSVVVVATSDQPPLLRLRAAFLATAIAEYFRAREQHVLLLMDSVTRFAMAQREIGLARGEPPTSRGYPPSTFMLLPRLLERAGRDQGHGSITGLYTVLMEGDDLQDPIVDAVRGILDGHFVLSRDLASANHYPALDVLASISRLMTDLVDEEQIRWAGQVRESLAAYVRAEDMINIGAYVAGSNPRIDRAIQLIEPIRAFLRQPVREGCPMAESISMMTQIFSAKPPGGVKGLR, encoded by the coding sequence ATGACCTCGGGGCAGATTCCTTGGGAGGAATATGGCAACAATGCCCGGATGGGGCTTGGCTTGCGCCGGGTGGGTCGGGTGTCCCAGGTGGTGGGTCTTTTGATCGAGGGGACGGGACCGGCGGCTTCGATCGGGGATCTGTGCGAGGTGTTGCCCGAGGGGGAAGGGGAGCCGCTCAAGGCGGAGGTGGTTGGATTTCGTAATAATTCATTGTTGTTGATGCCGTTGGGCTCGCTCAAGGGGGTCCATCCGGGCAGTGTCATCGTTTCCGAGAGCCAGTCGGAAAAGGTGGGGGTTGGTCCGGAACTGTTGGGGCGGGTTTTGGGCCCCTTGGGTCAACCCATCGACAATGGGCCGCCGATACACACCCACGAATGGACACCGCTCTATTCCGATCCCATCAATCCCATGTTGCGGCGGCGGATCGATCAACCGTTGGACATCGGCATTCGTGCCATCAATGCCTTGTTGACCCTGGGACGGGGACAACGGATCGGCATTTTTTCCGGATCGGGCGTTGGCAAGAGCACGCTGCTTGGGATGATGGCGCGGTATACCGAGGCGGATGTCAACGTCATCGGCCTGGTTGGCGAGCGGGGACGGGAGGTGGTGGAGTTTCTGGAAAAGGATTTGGGGCCGGAAGGGATGTCGCGGTCGGTGGTGGTGGTGGCCACCTCGGACCAACCGCCGTTATTGCGGTTGCGGGCGGCCTTTCTGGCGACCGCCATTGCCGAATATTTTCGCGCCAGGGAGCAGCATGTCTTGTTGCTGATGGATTCGGTGACCCGATTTGCAATGGCGCAGCGGGAGATTGGTCTGGCCCGAGGTGAACCGCCGACGAGTCGTGGTTATCCCCCCTCGACCTTCATGCTGTTGCCGCGTTTGTTGGAACGGGCGGGACGCGACCAGGGGCATGGGTCGATCACCGGGCTCTATACGGTATTGATGGAGGGAGATGACCTTCAGGATCCGATCGTCGATGCGGTGCGCGGTATTCTGGACGGGCATTTTGTTTTGTCACGGGATTTGGCTTCGGCCAACCATTATCCGGCGTTGGATGTCCTGGCATCGATTTCGCGGCTCATGACCGACCTGGTGGACGAGGAGCAGATTCGCTGGGCCGGTCAGGTCCGCGAATCCCTGGCCGCCTATGTCCGCGCCGAGGACATGATCAACATTGGCGCCTATGTCGCCGGTAGCAACCCGCGCATCGACCGGGCGATCCAATTGATCGAGCCGATCCGCGCTTTCCTGCGGCAGCCGGTGCGCGAGGGGTGTCCCATGGCGGAGAGTATCTCCATGATGACCCAGATCTTCAGCGCCAAACCGCCCGGTGGGGTCAAGGGGCTGAGATAG
- a CDS encoding SDR family NAD(P)-dependent oxidoreductase yields the protein MLLKEKIALVTGAGSGIGRAVAELFAREGAWVILLGRTQSRLEETSDRIGDAGGRSSIAPLDLENGLARVPEVVAALNDRFGRLDLLVNNAATLGTLTPLEHYEAVLWEQVFRINVTAPFFLTRELLPLLKRSPSASVINVVSGVAHQGRAFWGAYAASKAALANLTETWAGEFSQPSIRFNTVNPGATATTMRAQAFPGENPATLPTPEQVARVFLYLASDCSRDVHGQHLNARDWLTWQPSP from the coding sequence ATGTTGCTCAAAGAGAAAATCGCCCTGGTCACCGGGGCAGGGTCGGGCATCGGTCGGGCGGTCGCGGAACTTTTCGCCCGCGAGGGGGCCTGGGTCATCCTCCTGGGACGAACCCAAAGCCGTCTGGAAGAAACCTCGGATCGTATCGGCGACGCCGGCGGTCGTTCGAGCATCGCCCCCCTCGACCTTGAAAATGGCCTCGCTCGCGTCCCCGAGGTGGTCGCGGCGCTGAATGATCGCTTCGGACGCCTGGACCTGCTGGTCAACAACGCCGCAACGCTCGGAACCCTGACACCCCTGGAACATTACGAAGCCGTCCTGTGGGAACAGGTTTTCCGAATCAACGTCACCGCCCCCTTCTTTCTCACCCGCGAACTGCTCCCCCTTTTAAAACGCAGTCCATCCGCCTCGGTCATCAATGTTGTCTCTGGAGTGGCACACCAGGGGCGAGCCTTCTGGGGCGCCTACGCCGCATCGAAAGCAGCGCTTGCCAACCTGACGGAAACCTGGGCCGGGGAATTTTCCCAACCGTCAATCCGCTTCAATACCGTCAACCCCGGCGCCACCGCCACCACCATGCGCGCTCAGGCCTTCCCCGGAGAAAATCCCGCCACCTTGCCTACCCCGGAACAGGTGGCCCGTGTCTTTCTCTACCTTGCATCCGATTGCTCAAGAGATGTCCACGGCCAGCACCTTAACGCCCGCGATTGGTTGACCTGGCAGCCCAGTCCCTGA
- the miaA gene encoding tRNA (adenosine(37)-N6)-dimethylallyltransferase MiaA: MSDFFSPDVPEGASLGPVVFLMGPTASGKSALGMALARQYGMEIVNADSVQIYRGFDLGSAKPTWEEREAVRHHLLDVVAPPEVYSADRYRADAWKVIADCHARQVVPLFVGGSGLYFRAVERGLACMPSIDPAIRQVLREEGGRFGWPRLHERLTRLDPELAQRIKENDSQRISQGLAVVLATGIPLSRWQRQQPTPPSWPILKLALQWPRETLYRRIEARFDDMLERGLLREVQSLWQAGFDREHPAMKAVGYRQLFAFFDGLCPLEEAVARAKMESRRYAKRQITWLNREAGLLGVPWNEGAFQGLAKVAEFLERHFFYL; this comes from the coding sequence ATGAGCGATTTTTTTTCACCGGATGTGCCAGAGGGGGCATCCCTGGGGCCGGTGGTGTTTCTCATGGGCCCCACGGCTTCGGGAAAAAGTGCTCTGGGTATGGCGTTGGCCCGGCAGTATGGCATGGAAATCGTCAACGCCGATTCGGTGCAGATCTATCGTGGATTTGATTTGGGGTCGGCCAAGCCGACATGGGAGGAACGGGAAGCGGTTCGGCATCATTTACTGGATGTCGTGGCGCCGCCGGAGGTTTATTCCGCCGACCGTTATCGTGCCGATGCCTGGAAGGTCATCGCTGATTGCCATGCGAGACAGGTCGTTCCTTTGTTTGTTGGCGGGAGTGGACTTTATTTCCGCGCCGTGGAACGGGGTTTGGCCTGTATGCCTTCCATTGATCCAGCGATTCGGCAGGTTCTTCGCGAGGAGGGGGGACGATTTGGCTGGCCCCGTCTTCACGAACGCTTGACACGCCTGGACCCGGAACTGGCGCAACGCATCAAGGAAAACGATTCGCAGAGGATCAGCCAGGGTTTGGCCGTCGTTTTGGCGACCGGCATTCCCCTGAGTCGGTGGCAACGGCAGCAGCCGACGCCGCCTTCCTGGCCGATCCTCAAACTGGCGCTTCAGTGGCCACGCGAAACACTCTATCGACGGATCGAGGCTCGCTTTGACGACATGCTCGAACGTGGTCTTTTGCGGGAGGTCCAATCCTTGTGGCAGGCAGGGTTTGATCGGGAACATCCCGCCATGAAGGCGGTCGGCTATCGGCAATTGTTTGCCTTTTTTGATGGCCTTTGTCCCCTGGAGGAGGCAGTGGCACGGGCCAAGATGGAAAGCCGTCGCTATGCCAAACGGCAGATCACTTGGTTGAACAGGGAGGCTGGTTTGCTTGGGGTTCCCTGGAACGAGGGAGCGTTCCAGGGGTTGGCGAAGGTGGCCGAGTTTCTTGAACGGCATTTTTTTTATCTTTAG